The following proteins are co-located in the Bacillota bacterium genome:
- a CDS encoding ABC transporter substrate-binding protein, with amino-acid sequence MLIGLLLFTAGCTPKPAEQAASDVIRIGVFEPMTGDSAAGGQMTWEGIELAKELHGEVLGKEVELVLVDNKTDKNEAANAAIRLIEKEKVVAIIGSYGSSLSMAAGPTVMEKKVPAVGCSPTNPLVTKDNPYYFRVCFIDPFQGSVMAQYAYEDLGARTAVIVRNVADAYSVGLNNFFKEAFIKLTGDDKAVLAELDYQQGDQDFTAQLTSIKKENPDVIFAPGPYNDGALMIIQARDLGITAPFLGGDTWEAPEFIQIGGQNVEGVALSTHYSIDAAPTEAAKEFVDAYKAKFNKDPNAFAALGYDAYMVILDAIERANSYEPTAIRDALAETAGFKGVTGTITLDDNGDATKSAVILQVQDGAFKYLTTVEPN; translated from the coding sequence ATGCTTATAGGCTTGTTGTTGTTTACTGCCGGCTGTACTCCCAAACCGGCTGAACAGGCCGCTAGCGATGTGATTCGGATCGGTGTGTTTGAACCCATGACCGGGGATTCCGCTGCCGGCGGACAAATGACCTGGGAAGGCATTGAGCTGGCGAAGGAATTGCACGGCGAAGTGCTGGGCAAGGAAGTGGAACTGGTTTTGGTGGATAACAAGACCGACAAAAACGAAGCTGCCAATGCTGCGATCCGGTTGATCGAAAAGGAAAAGGTGGTAGCTATTATCGGCAGTTATGGGAGCTCGTTATCCATGGCTGCTGGCCCCACTGTGATGGAGAAAAAGGTGCCGGCAGTGGGTTGCTCACCTACTAACCCATTGGTGACCAAGGATAACCCCTATTATTTCCGGGTCTGCTTTATCGACCCCTTCCAGGGGAGTGTTATGGCCCAATATGCTTATGAAGACTTAGGGGCCAGAACGGCTGTTATCGTCCGCAATGTGGCCGACGCCTATTCAGTGGGTTTAAACAACTTTTTTAAAGAAGCGTTTATCAAACTCACCGGTGACGACAAAGCAGTGTTGGCGGAGCTTGATTATCAGCAGGGAGATCAGGACTTTACCGCTCAGCTAACCAGCATTAAAAAAGAAAATCCCGACGTTATCTTTGCGCCGGGACCTTACAATGACGGGGCTCTTATGATAATACAGGCGCGGGATCTTGGTATTACGGCTCCTTTCTTGGGTGGGGACACCTGGGAGGCGCCGGAGTTTATTCAAATCGGGGGCCAAAATGTGGAGGGAGTGGCCCTATCTACACACTACAGTATTGATGCTGCTCCCACCGAAGCAGCCAAAGAATTTGTTGATGCCTATAAGGCCAAGTTCAACAAAGACCCCAATGCGTTTGCTGCCCTGGGTTATGATGCCTATATGGTTATTCTGGATGCCATTGAACGGGCTAATTCCTACGAGCCAACTGCTATTCGCGACGCGTTGGCGGAAACGGCAGGCTTCAAGGGTGTTACCGGGACGATCACTCTGGATGATAACGGCGATGCTACCAAGAGTGCCGTTATCCTGCAGGTGCAAGACGGTGCCTTTAAGTATCTGACCACAGTAGAGCCTAATTAG
- a CDS encoding threonine ammonia-lyase, with product MVSLHDINQAQKRLQGFVHRTELTYSRTFSEIAGNEIYLKNENLQKTGSFKIRGALNKMATLSDQEKQRGVIASSAGNHAQGVALGATLYGISATVVMPAGAPLAKVAATRGYGAEVALYGTAYDDAYAKARQLQAETGAVFLHPFDDPEVIAGQGTIGVEILEDLPALDAVVVPVGGGGLISGLAVALKEMKPSVKVIGVEAAGAPCMLASMQAGRITTLNSVATIADGIAVKQPGELTFGLISKYVDEIVTVEDEEIANAILMLLERAKVVAEGAGAAPVAAILQHKLSFTGKKVAAVVSGANIDVNILARVLDRGLIKAGRKVQFRMIIPDRPGQLQQVLAAIAETQSNVVGINHDRSKKKVAVGYAEVEFVLETLDKAHADALLSMLAAKGYEVEVL from the coding sequence GTGGTTTCTCTCCACGATATTAACCAGGCCCAGAAACGGCTGCAGGGTTTTGTCCATCGTACCGAGCTTACCTACAGCCGTACTTTTAGTGAAATTGCGGGCAACGAGATTTACCTCAAGAATGAGAATCTACAAAAGACCGGCAGCTTTAAGATCCGGGGAGCCTTAAATAAGATGGCTACTTTGAGTGACCAGGAGAAGCAGCGGGGTGTGATCGCTTCTTCGGCCGGTAATCATGCCCAAGGGGTGGCCTTGGGGGCTACGCTCTATGGTATTTCGGCCACGGTGGTGATGCCGGCCGGGGCGCCGTTGGCCAAAGTGGCAGCTACCCGTGGCTATGGCGCCGAGGTAGCTCTTTACGGAACCGCTTATGATGACGCCTATGCCAAGGCCCGCCAGTTGCAGGCCGAGACCGGGGCCGTGTTTTTGCATCCCTTCGATGATCCCGAGGTTATTGCCGGCCAGGGGACCATTGGCGTGGAGATATTGGAGGATCTGCCGGCTTTGGACGCTGTGGTGGTGCCGGTAGGCGGAGGTGGACTTATTTCCGGCCTGGCGGTAGCGTTGAAGGAAATGAAGCCGAGCGTAAAAGTAATCGGGGTGGAAGCAGCCGGAGCTCCGTGTATGTTGGCTTCGATGCAGGCCGGACGCATAACCACTCTCAATTCGGTGGCTACCATTGCCGATGGGATTGCGGTTAAACAGCCGGGGGAGCTCACGTTTGGGCTGATCAGTAAATATGTGGATGAGATCGTTACCGTGGAAGATGAAGAGATTGCCAATGCCATCTTGATGCTGCTGGAACGAGCCAAGGTTGTTGCCGAAGGGGCTGGGGCAGCACCGGTGGCAGCTATACTGCAGCACAAGCTCAGTTTTACCGGTAAGAAAGTAGCCGCCGTGGTCTCCGGGGCCAATATCGATGTTAACATCTTGGCCCGGGTGCTGGACCGGGGCTTGATTAAGGCCGGACGGAAGGTCCAGTTTAGGATGATTATCCCCGATCGGCCGGGCCAACTGCAGCAGGTGTTGGCTGCCATTGCCGAAACCCAAAGTAACGTAGTTGGGATCAACCACGATCGGAGCAAAAAGAAAGTGGCTGTTGGTTACGCCGAGGTGGAGTTTGTCTTGGAAACACTGGACAAGGCTCATGCCGATGCTCTTTTGTCTATGCTCGCGGCCAAGGGGTACGAGGTAGAGGTTTTGTAG